ATGGCATCAATGCCAATTGCCCAACTATTAATACTGAAGTGAGGAAAGTATGTATGCATTCCCCATCAGTGGTTATCTCAGCAAAGCCCAGGGATGGTGTTGTCTATGCTACCCCCTTCACATTCAGCATACATGGTGAACCTCAGACTACATGGATTATCAGACGAATAAATGGTAAATTAACCTGCATTTTATAACAGAATAAATGATAGCAATAAGGTCTTATCTAAAATAAGTAATTGGGATGTTTCTTTATTAACAAATAAAACACTTATTAGAATCTATTCAAATCTCAGTTAAATACAAATCTAAGAAGTTACTCCAAATTTGAATATATGcatgcaaatatatatatatattataatatttaaatcagaattattacatatattatattttaaaggaaactgaaaatttacTAGCAAAACTGTACTTTCAGTATTACTATGACAAGAGCCTTTATGGGTCTAAACATAATGAAGTAAATCAAAAAGAGTAATTTGacacttttttatttctgtgttatCTAAAAATCCTAAGCATATATCAAATCTCAAATTTGTTTATTAAAGTATAAAGTTTATAGTTAGTAGAGCTTTACTTTTATGAGAGGCATGTGAAAATGACAAATTAAGAttataacttttaaaatttattgtaCCAGTCACACCTACTTGTATTTTAAGGAAAATTGTTTTAGTCAGTGCCCAGTGAAGCTTTGCCAGTTTCCTTCAATACGaaataacaaaataatgaaTTAATCAGATCCCATGCATAACTAAATGACACAATTTGCATAACTAACTGTTTACATAGAAGACTACATTATATGGCAAGTATCACAATTGCAAGTATTCTTCAGTCTCCTACCTGTCCTAAACAGTTGCAAATATGTaatcttaaatattttaaacctTCTGAAAAACATGGATGAGTGCCTTGagagaggaataaaaaaatgcataaaactTTCAACTTTTATCTTTACATTGTGCgaataaaattcagaaaatttagCAGTAGAAATAAAAGACTTCATTTTCCCCTCTTGTATTTCTCTAGTTTATAAGTGATAACTAGACTGATTTGGGTCAGGTTTTGCAATGAAAAAAACAAGCATAGATGAGTACTTCATGTTGAGTAAATAATGTAGGTGCATAAGTAATTGAGGTGCTTAGAAAGGGAATACTTTCATTCTGTTCTATGAATGTAATACACAAGTAGTATAGATTTGTACAACACTTATGGTCAATACCTTcatccaaatatttttctcctttttttttttccctccaagaCTCCTCTGCAGAACTAGTGGGCCAGAACATAGACTTTTACCTTTATAGGATCTACGTCGTTGTAAGGGACAGCCAAGGCCGGCGCTGTGCTCGACCACACATAATTCCTGTGCAAGCTTGCCAGTGTGACAGTCGGAACTACTGCACCAGTGGGGCCACAAGAATAATTATCATCGGTGGTGGTGGTGGcgctggtggtggtggtggtggtggcactaCTGGtggtggcggcggcggcacTGGCGGTGGTGGCGGCGGCACTGGTGGAGAGGGCCGGGAAGACGGAGGGCAgcaaggtggtggtggtgattATGGAGGAGATTATGAGGACCACACACAGTCCCAGGGTTATACTGATGGCTACGAAGGAGGTGATGAAGGATATACTGCCTACACTGACAGCGGTTATGGAAATGAAAATTATGGCAGGCAGTTGGATTCAAATACCACACTTAGTGGCGCTGCCATTGGCTTGATGTTCCTCGGCGGACTAATATTTGTTTGTAAGtataaaattaagaaaacaggttttattatttttctaaatcatgtaaaaaatgcatttttcaattCTTCTAAAATATGATTACTTTTTCAGTTTGTTGCTAATCCACTGGCTGCTATTGGCCATTtgatagagaaaaaaattgtcttttaaatgaaaataatttccataAGTTTTAAGTTATACAGagattttccatttaaaattaaGCATTTTCTTTCTAAGCCTTCTTATTCCAATTCTTAGACAGAGCTGTCCTGTCACTTACATTTTGCAATTTCTACTTCCATTACATTACTGGAAGAATTGGGCAAGTATCTGTTCCAAGTTGGGTAAGAAAGGATCTAAAGAACAAGATTCCTTTGAACTCCAAGCCAGACTTCAGTAGCAGAACAATAAGTCACAGATTTTGAAACTTTTGGCTACTCCTTCCAAACATTACATCTAATAAAAAAACAGTAGCATTTATGATAACAGGATCAAAGCAGGATATTAATTCATTTGTCCTAGTATGTTTATGAAGAATTATGAGCTTCATGGACTCGAGTTAGAATTTATACAAGCAATTATTTCTCAGACTACCAGAATCATAGGTGATCAACCCTCTTTCCTGGCTTGGGCATCAAGTAATCAACATCTAAGATTTCCCATTGCAGAAATACTGACTACCAAACCTGAGGAAATTGGGGTTTTTACCCCCCTGATTTTTTGAGGagggggtttggtttgggttttgatCTTTTTTAGGAGGAATCAACAAACACAAAATTTTGAAGCTTCAAAAGGCTGTGAAATTTGTAGTCCCCAGATGGTTTATCTTACAAGACAGACTGTCTTTCTGCCTTTGTAAATTTCCCCTCATAGTCTGGAGTAAATACATCCTTAGTCATGCTCTATGAGGCAGCACTTTGTACGTAATATAgtcctttccccttttcattTCACTTTGATTTTCAAGtaatcagagggctggagcaacTCTCGCATGAAGACGAGCTGAGAGAGTTgaactgctcagcctggagaagagaagtcTCCAAAGCAAACTTAGGGCAGCCTTGCAGTTCCTAAAGGAGTCCTGcaaaagagctggagagggactttttaaaAGGGCATgttgtgacaggacaaggagcaatggATTTAAACTGAAAGACGGTAGGTTTAGGAAGCAATTCTTAACTGTGAGAGTGATGAGACAGAGGCAcgtgctgcccagagcagttGTGGATGCACCATCCCTGGttcaaggctgggctggatgagTCTTTGAGAAATGTGGtaagtggaaagtgtccctacccatggcagAGGGATTGGAACTAAATGGTAtttaagatctcttccaacccaagccattctatgattctatgaattaATATTGCACCACCTTTCTAAAATAAGCAGTGTTTTTGATGCTGGCCATTACAAGCATTCTGCAATTTCCAGCACTGAGTTCTTTAAACAACTAAGCATAATACAGCACTCTGGGAAACCTGATTCACTCTATGTAAATGTTTGGTGAAACTAGGGCTTGGGGATTGCCCCTACTGCTTTTTCAAATCAAGCATTATGTATATGTAATGTACAACTGGAGCCTTAGCCAATGATCACTGTAGTCAGGTGGACTCTCCACTGATTCTTATAAGTCTATTATTACTAATATGTATTTCTTTTCAATTACAATACTTGAAGAGAGAAATGTATGCTCATATATCCAGAAAGAATAGCGCTGAATGCTATACATAGCAACACTGGTTTTGttcatttcattttaatatGTATGCAACTTATATTGGTTCAGCTGAGACAGATCAAAGTCTGTTCCCAGGTGTATAAGCATAAATTTAGAGTAACAGCCCCAcccctgtcctgctgtgctACAACCAAAGGTACAAATTATTCTGAATTTCCAAATACAGGTATCTCCATAAGCAGCAAAATATTCTGAAAGCCAGACTTACAGGCTGCTTGGTTAGAAACATTTTAAAGGCATATTTTCAAAAGTTCATGAGCACCTGCCCTCTGGGGAGAGCAGCTATTCCTGTGAGGAAGAGATGTGCTAAATAATTGTTTCCTGTTCTTTTCCTGGTTAGTGATTCCAATTTTGATGTCAATGAGCGACTGTTGTGGCTGTGGACCTGGCGCTGCAGGTGGAGTTGGAACTGGATTTGAACCTGTACCTGAATGTACAGAAGGGGCAATTCATCCATGGGGAATAGAAGGTGCACAGCCTGAAGACAGGGTCAGTACATCCTATGTTTCTAAAGCCAGAAGTAATTTGTGAGTAAAGGCTGCATTTTTCTAGAGAAAGTGATAGTAACACTGTGTAATCTAAAACCAGTCTGGCATTGTCAACAATTTTCAGCCAGatatgaaaggtgattcttaaTTAACATTCACTGATGGGGTTTATGTGTTTTAAGCAGTGGTAAGTTAGTTTGGCACAAAAGTTTGATGCCACTGTTCCTTCAGATGAAGCATAACAACCAGAAAGCTCCTTCAGTGCAAGTTTAGAAGGGAACACAAATCATCTTCATTGATCATTGTTCGTGTTGACAAGGGAAAAAATTTGTAGtctctttgttttgttctgttttgatTGTTAATGGAGATGGTGGTAATGACTAGCCATCATTAACAGTTTGGACTGCTAATTTCTTAACATAATTCACAAAGTCTCGGTCTTCATATGGGAATTTCAAGGTAATCATTCAAGGAGTCAAAATGTTGTTTTCCAGGATGTCTCACACATTCTTGCCCCAACAACCGCTGCAGGAGGTGATTTTGGTGAACCTTCTGGTAAGCAGATCTTTAAATCTTCTATGTTATGCTGCCTTTCAGCACTTCATGCCTTCAGATTCAGGGGGTCCTTTAGTTTCCCAGGTATAACCCAACCCTTCCAATCTCATATCTGCAGATAGTCAAACTCATGCTGGTAGGATTTCCTGTATGAATAAAAAGTTTTGAGTTTGAGCTTCTGAACAGATTCATTTCTGCAAACTACACTTTGAAATACAGCTATTTTGAAATAGCTGCCAAGGCTTTCAAATCCTGggtattttttctttatcagCAAAGCTACTGAATGGAGGGCATTTTCAAGACACCAGAAGAAATCAATATTTAGCCAGAATAAGGATATTTGCTTTCACAACTTGGGTAAAATCTTCAGTTCTCCCCAGTTTCCTGCTTCCCATAAGGAAGCATGTGAAGTAGCTAGTTAATTACTGCCAATTTGTGTGTTAACCTAGACAAGCTGATACATAACACAATAAATGCATGCTTCTGAGATAAGGTTCCTCCAGGAATTCAATGGTCATAGAGAATAAGCCCAGCTGTGCAGCGTTACTTTATCCTTCTCCTCCATTCCTTACTTcagaagaggaaggaaggatgcTGGCACAGGTCCATTTTCCCTACTTTCTGACAGGAAGAAATGTTACTCTGCAAGACAACCTCTCTGCTGACTATTTATTATAGAAGAATGTTCTCAGATTTCTCATTtcacaaaaatcaaaaaaatatgtaatttaGCCTATGTTTCCCAGCATAACCATAGTCAAGAATACTGTATGCAATTCTTTTATTATAATATGTGCTGATCATTAAGAAAACTCTTTCCTTGTTATCATGAActaaaaaaaatacagacaagATGAAATCCTGTAAGTATTACTTTACAACTTATTATAAAGGACATTTCCATTATGAATGATCAACTGGTGGTTATTATGATCCATTGTTGTTCTCCCTTAAAAAAATCTCACTACTTGAAAATGTGTAGTTACATAACTCTTTATTTTCTAGGATTTATAAAACTCCATTTTCTAAGTGtgtaagggaaaaaattaatgCCAATGTGAtcataaatatacatttatgcATTTGCATAGATAAACATTATCTGATTTTCTAACATAAACCCCACAACAGCATATATATACACTAGACAGAATAATCTGTCCAGCCAATAACAAACTAAATCACTGATTTTCTAAAACACATGCACACAGGTTGCCTAGCCTCAAGAATAAAATCAAGCACTTAGGTGTCTGTTAATACGTATATAATTGTTACTGCAGTTTCAAAGTTTCGTACCTGCGCATATACCTGTGACTGAGACTGGTCTAAAATACCTTTAGAAACTCAGAAGTGTCATTATAGCATTTGTAAAAATAACAGACAAATTGTGTGTAAAAGTTTCACAGAGCACAGGGGCAATaactttttctgctttcagatATATATAATAACACatatggaggaggaggagtagtAGCTTCTGGTGTTGAAGAAACTACAGGTGTTGGCTATGGCACTGGTACTGGCTACGGAACAGCTGGAGGAATTTCTGGAACAGGGGAAGCAAAAGGGTCAATTGGAGGAACAATAAAAGAGTATCGAGAAGGAGGAGTGAACATGGCCTTCCTAGACAACTATTTCTCTGAGGTAATTAAATGCTGTTCTTTGAGTTACTACTGTGAGCAGGCTTTCTGTTAGATTCCCCTTCCCAGGTTACATGGTGGAAATCCAAAATAATTCTACTCAAATTGAAACTTCCATGCTATAACACTGCTGTGAAAGCAAAGCTGATCACACTGGTAGGAAAAGTTACAACACTAGTAGTAGTAATGTCTTTGAGCTGCTGCCATAGTAGGTGGATTGTTTAGCAGCCTTTTTGTAAAACTGATGGACATAATGTGGGTTGAGGTAGGAAgcaattaaattatttcataaTTACCCACCAAATTTATGTATTTCCAACCTTTCTCAGtgcataaatatttaataacttTTTTGAATTGTTCACTCCTACTTCCTGTACAGTTTGTTTGATGAAGTCATTCTAATCCTGAAAGAACTTTAAACATCAATTCTTCCTTATTTTTATCGCCATTTCTGCTCCCTAAAAGACTTGTGAACTACCAGTGACACAAATATGAAGTTTTTCAATTGGCAATACCTAAATTCACCTTTACATATGGGATTTAAAAAATGGTATGGAATTTACATGATTAATGGTTTCATGGGCTATATTTTTATTCATATGCATGAACTGTGAAGCATAAATGTTATAATTGCATGTCACCAAAATATCAATTAAGATATAAGGATTGCTATATTTCAAAATCTAAACAAGGTTCATGGAGGAGAGAACAGAGCAGTCCTGACATCCTGAGCATGGATTTCTCCCAGACTGCAATCTTCCTGCCTTGGCCTGAAGCACTATGTATTAATTgtctgcctgccacaggcctcCACATACTACTGCTATCCTCCTGAACCATCTCAATTCCCAAACTCTTTGACTCTTTCTCCCAGGCCTCTCCTTCCATCCTTTTCTGCTTCCTCGAACCCCACTTAGCACTCACTTTAAATTCTCCTCTTTCCTGCCTGATGTCTTTGCAATGACCACATCAGGATCCAAAACATCATTCCCAGTTGGCGATTTCCTTCTTGCTTAAAATGCACTCCCCTCTGGACTCACCAAGTCTCTCCCACTATGGACAATTCTCCATCCAATCCTCCTCTTTCCTGGTCTTTTCATTGCCCCCTTGCCACGCTGCTTCACTCCTCCTCCTACCATTTTGCTCAGATACTGCTGCCCAAAGAAGGCATCTGTTTGCCTGTCCCCTTTGTCCCATAGACAGAGACACAGACCAAAATTTGAGATGCTATGTGTCTGCAGAAACAGGAATGAAACACTATTTATATAAACTTATTTCAAGGTTAAAAAATGTTGATGGTATAGTCTGCCCTATTGATGTCCTATTTTTCAAGTCAGGTGGGCCTTACTGTGGTTGGGGAAACTTTACTGTGGTTCGAATATTCATGGTTAAAAACCTGACAAAATTCACTCTGTTATtctgttcttcttttttttttttttttctcatttttttgttttttcaaactACAGAAAGCATTTGTGTATGCAGATGAAGATGAAGGTCGGCCGGCAAATGACTGCCTATTAATTTATGATCACGAAGGAGTTGGTACTCCCGTTGGCTCCGTGGGTTGCTGCAGCTTTATTGGAGAAGATACAGACGAAACATACTTGGATACATTAGGACCAAAATTTAAGACCTTAGCAGAGATTTGTCTGGGCAAAGAGATCGAACCTTTCCCTGATGCTAACCCACCCTGGCCAGGCGTCAACATTTCCTTCCCCAGTCCTGAAAGTGATCTAAACCTCCCGCCACCGGGCACCACCATCATTGTCAACGGAAGCGCACCCATGCCTCCCACCGCTGGCACTACAACGGTTGTTACTGAAAACACCTACACATCTGGGACAACCATACAGCCGCCGAGGCCCATGCCGGATCCCTTGCTCCATGGCAACATGATGGTGACCGAGACGTACACCTCCAGCCAGCCCTCTGTTTGCGTTGACCCTCTGCGTGCATCCAACGTCGTTGTGACGGAGAGGGTTGTGGGGCCTGCGTCTGCCTCTGAATTGCGTGGCATGCTGGATATCCCCGATCTCACAGAGGGCTCCAACGTTATCGTCACGGAAAGAGTAATCGCGCCTAACTCCCGACTCCCGGCATCTCTGAGCATTCCTGATTTGGTAGATGGGTCAAATGTGGTAGTGACAGAAAGGGTGTTCAGGCCTGCCTCTGGCATGCCAGGCAGTCTAATAAATATTCCCTCAGAGTTATCCAATGCCCACAACGTGATGGTCACAGAGAGAGTAGTGTCAGGGGCTGGGATGAGCAGCCTGGGAGCAACAAGCATGGGAGCAAATCTGGGgagcctgagcagcacaggtCAGATGCTCAGTGCCGAATGTCATCTTGGTCAGGGAATGAGCACggcatctccaggcacctcccGGAGACGAATGACAAAGTACAGCACCATGCAGTACTCCAGTCAGTAAGGCCTCTGCTGGCACCCCTTCCTGCTGAAATCGCCATTTGCACCGACACTCATTAGCTGCCACCCACCAaaaatattgttattatttatAACTAAGAAATAGCGCTAAAATTTCAGGGATTCCTGCTTGTGTGAGGATCTCTGACGGGTGCCCCATTTTGAGGTCAAATGCACTTTGTCAGTGAAGGGAAAATAGAAGTTAgatttaaatttctttctttctctccacCTAGCACTGCAAGGGTATAAAGAGACTAGTATTTTTGGAGAGATATCTGATTACTGGGGAGAGCAGTGAGAGAGGATCTTTGCATGCACACAGCATGAATTAATATCATACACAAGCATGTTAAAATAGTGTACGGCTGAGTGATCTCTCACAATAAGAGATTTGGATTAATAGGCCCTCACTGacaagagaggaaaagaatGTAGTTAATAATTAGTCAACTCAAGACTAAATAAGCACTTTCAAACGCATCATTTTACTTTGCATGTAATTCAAGAAGCGCTACAAAACGGCACTTTCAACCACTTCTCCCATCACCGACAATagttataaataataattatataaacATAACACACTTCCATTGCTTTCTGAAGTTCTCAGTAAACAAACACCCTGACACAGCCTGCCATGCTGTTCCTGTCATGGCAAGGAGTGATTCGTCACAGCTGGTGCTGCCACATTGACACTGTCACCCAAGAAGATGTTGGCTTCATCCTTTCTCCATTGCCATTACAACTTTGCTTAAATCTAAAAGGACTTCAGTGACAATCAGGAACTCTTAGTCATATTTTTGTGCCAAACTATGACTACCATTTAAATTGCCAGTGTCAGGTTGCATTAAGAGGTCTAAAGATACTGTGCCAATTCTTGTCTCACATActaataagaaaagaaaatcttggAAGCTTTGTGATGTAAGGAGGCAAAAGCAAGTATTGTATCACTGACACTGGTAGCTGAAGTcttcctgaaaagaaaaaaacacttgGAAGCAATATAAATTTGCTAATAAGCAATGTGGAGAATTTTATTTCATATGTCAATGTATTTTGCATTGATATTTTGAAAGTTTATTTGAATGTATTAATTGAAAAAGTCTTTATGAGTTTATAAACTTAATTAAATCTGGCTTTTATTTTCCCACAAAAACAGCTCTGCTGGACTTTGTTATTCTAATAATACCTTAACATGTCTTAGAATATGATCTGAAGGACCAAAatactgaaatatattttttatctcattttatttctgtatcaTATGTATAGTAACCATAGCACACCCAACATTGCTTCAGTGTAAATAAAAAAGTTATAGGGAGAGACTAGCTTTTTTTGCTAGACCACCAAATCAGTAGTTTTCCTGAAAATTTTGCTTCTTTGGCTTTGACAGATAAGTGAAAAGTTTAAAGAGTTTTCTGTGAACCTACCACTCtataaaatggaaaagaaactcAATTGTGTGTCTAGACTAACTTACCTCAGAAGGAATGGATAACCAGTTTCTGAGTCTGATACCAAGAAAAGGTTTCTTAAAAGATGTTTTTGGAAATACAACTAGATCTGCTGTCAACAACAGCCTGCAGTGCCCCCTGAGTCAATGCCACTGTCAACATCAGTAATCCCGAGGAGTCATGACCAAATCTAAGGCTACCTCCAGGAAAAGTCCCTTCCATACCTTCAGGTTCTTTTCTACAGCAACTGAGCATGCTAGATGCTCTCCCCGTAAAATCTGACATATTGCTGGTTTTGCTTCTCTCTGTAGCGTTGATTATCTTAAGTATCACTAAAATTGCATTGACTTGATTAGTCTTCCCTATAAGTTATGTACCAACTGTAATTATGGTTCCTGGAGCCATTctttaaagaaggaaaataggTACTAATATATAAAGCTGTATCCTTTTACATCTTGAGAATTTTTGCTGAAGTTCACGAAAATTCTGACAAACTCCCTTTCATTTTGCTAGCTATCTGtttacattaaaaaacaaatatttaaaatacatattgCTATCTGGTACATAAAAAGCCTATGTAATACAGCCAAACCCCACAAGAAAATAttgtaatgtaaaaaaaaagttaagtcTAGTGTAAATATTTCCATAATCATCTTAAGCAAATCAGAAATACTTTTTTGAATTGTGTTCAAAGTAATGAAACTAGTCTTCAGGAGCACATGGTGAATTCCTTGAACAGGAATACTGTGTGATGTATGTGTCTGAACTATGGTCTCTTGCATGTCTTGAAATAGGGGAAGAATGAATaggaaaaaatagagaaatagaaaaataatagataaatagagaaaaaatgttGTTTCAAAGGACACTTTGGTTTTGTGGTGGTTGTCTACTTCTAGTACTATCTTTTACCaactttttaattattaattattatgtAATACAACttcttgaaatatttctagCATCTTTTAATACTGGTTTCTCACAACAAACAACAATTGCACTATCCTGTGCACTTCTGAATATTAACTCCTATTGCTTTGTAATTTTTACAAACTTCCTAAAAATTGTATTCTTAGTCAATTGAGGATTCTTTTAGGTTCAAATATTTTAGATTCAAtttgtggaagaaaaaaatgcatgtgAAGATGTGAACAAATACTTGGTTCATTAAAAATTCTCTTCAAATTCTTTTTCTGgctttattgtttaaaaaaatagcaTATAGTTTAATTCAGGCCAGCAGACattagttttgtttcttttcttccagcTGTAATTTAAAATCCTGTTTTCTGTCTCACCTTTAATTGTATTGTTTAATAATGAAGAAGGAATTGTTTTAGGGAAGAAAGACAGTGGTGATATCAGTTCTGCTCTAAACCACTCAAAAGAAATGCTCTTACTTAGAGACAGCAACATGCAATACCAAGTGTATGGCtggctttttattctttttaactCATGTTTATTTGGGAATAGGATCCTACAGTTTTAAACAGGCTCAGTGAGATCTTGGCATGATGAGAAGTATACTGACATGGAAGAAAACAGAACCACAAGCTGAGGGTCTCATTAGATTTCTATCTTAGGAACACTATCTCAACTTGAACTTCAAGTTTCAATACTTTTTACTCTGTCCTAATTCTGTGGTAATAAATAATACTTTTAAACTGTTGTGAGCAGCACTTACTATGCGCAATATGAAAAGGCCACACAATTTAagcaacaattttaaaaaattctacCACTTTGCTTGAATTAACATAACTGCATAATTCAAATGCTTCTCGATGCTGAGTCACCAAAtgcataattttaattttatttcaaatataaGTAATATTACTGTGGGCTTGtgttttcataaaaaatatTAGAGGTTTGTTTGTAATAATTTCTGAATGGCACtgaaaaaatacaataaatgaTCATTTGGAACATCATGGTTTACATAGAGTGgctcagaatattttttttccatttatcagTGGGAAATAGAGTTTCCTTAAAactgatggggtttttttcagaaaaaaaaaattccttctttcatgaaaaaaagaaaaaaaaag
This genomic window from Zonotrichia albicollis isolate bZonAlb1 chromosome 1, bZonAlb1.hap1, whole genome shotgun sequence contains:
- the DSG4 gene encoding desmoglein-4, whose translation is MDWLPHRTAAFLFLLLVLLDFSTGFHVEVKEWDENGMARWKTFRRQKREWIKFAAACREGEDNSKRNPIAKIRSDCEEDNPITYSISGVGIDRAPYGIFVVNPRTGEINITSIVDREITPVFVIRCFAKHSVTGIDLEPPLELRVRVLDINDNPPVFAQTVFTGSVEESSMDNTLVMKIIATDADEPNHLNSKIAFKIESQEPSGPPMFIMNKYTGELHLANYLDREQHSSYTLVVKASDRDGAADGISSLCSCNVKVIDVNDNFPTLAQSSFSASISENSLSSELLRIQALDADEEFTDNWLAEFFFISGNEDNCFEIVTDRATNQGILRVIKELDFEHIRTHALMIGVRNVAAFHHSVAHEYQIFGTPLTVEVKNLIEPPRFHPSSVVFSLPQSARVNYVVGTYTAMDEDTRTIASNVVYSIGRDPAAWFRINQNTGEIILNKVISRDSVYLVNGQYQAEVLAITRGVPRYTATGTVVLSLDGINANCPTINTEVRKVCMHSPSVVISAKPRDGVVYATPFTFSIHGEPQTTWIIRRINDSSAELVGQNIDFYLYRIYVVVRDSQGRRCARPHIIPVQACQCDSRNYCTSGATRIIIIGGGGGAGGGGGGGTTGGGGGGTGGGGGGTGGEGREDGGQQGGGGDYGGDYEDHTQSQGYTDGYEGGDEGYTAYTDSGYGNENYGRQLDSNTTLSGAAIGLMFLGGLIFVLIPILMSMSDCCGCGPGAAGGVGTGFEPVPECTEGAIHPWGIEGAQPEDRDVSHILAPTTAAGGDFGEPSDIYNNTYGGGGVVASGVEETTGVGYGTGTGYGTAGGISGTGEAKGSIGGTIKEYREGGVNMAFLDNYFSEKAFVYADEDEGRPANDCLLIYDHEGVGTPVGSVGCCSFIGEDTDETYLDTLGPKFKTLAEICLGKEIEPFPDANPPWPGVNISFPSPESDLNLPPPGTTIIVNGSAPMPPTAGTTTVVTENTYTSGTTIQPPRPMPDPLLHGNMMVTETYTSSQPSVCVDPLRASNVVVTERVVGPASASELRGMLDIPDLTEGSNVIVTERVIAPNSRLPASLSIPDLVDGSNVVVTERVFRPASGMPGSLINIPSELSNAHNVMVTERVVSGAGMSSLGATSMGANLGSLSSTGQMLSAECHLGQGMSTASPGTSRRRMTKYSTMQYSSQ